The Comamonas testosteroni genome contains the following window.
GAAGGGATGGCCGTGCAGCCCGAGGTCATGCATCACCAGTATCAGTTCATGGAGCGCCTGCAGCATGCCATCGGCTTGCAGACCCGGGTTGTGGCCGACCAGAACATTCGCCTGGAGACCGCACGTCAGGCCCTGCTGGCGGCCGAGCTGCGCGTGACCAGTCTGCAGAAAGTGGTGCAGGCCCGCCGCCGTGATGTGGCACTGGCCCAGATGCGCCGCGAGCAAAAAGATACCGACGAGCGCGCCACCATGGCCTTTTTTCGACGCAGCTTCGGCCTGCAACTTCAGGAGGCCTGAGCATGGCGGAAACCAGAATTGATGGCCCGCGCAGCGGTGAATCTCGCACCGGCAAGGCCATGGCGCAGTCCATGAGCTCGGCCAAAAGCGCTACGGCGGAGGCAGGCGAGCCCGGCCAGGGCTTTTCATCGCTGCTGGCATCGCTGGATGGATTCGTGGCTGCAGGCCTGCCGCAGGCGGCGCTGCAGCCTGCCGAGGTGCAGGACGTGAAGCAGGCACCAGGCGAGCAGGATGCGCTGCTGATCGCTCAAGGCCATGCGCCGTGGATGAGCCTGGTCGGACAGACCGCCCAGCTGGATGGGCAGGGTGATGCCGATCTGCGCCAGGGCGTGGCCACCGACTTTCTTTCGGGCAGAGGCCATGCCGCGCAACTGGCCCATCGCCAGGCTTTGCAGCTCGGGTCCGGGCAGGCCCATGCCGCATTCATGGGCAAGGATTTGCAGTCAAATCAGGCTCAACTATATACAGTGCAAGCGCAAGCAGCTATTAATTCTGATGAGGCTGCCTTGCAGCCGCAGCGGGATGCAGTCGCGCAGGGGCAGGACAGCGTGCACAGCGCGCTGGCTTCGGCGACTGAAGAGGTGCCTGCTGCGCGCCTTGAGCCTGCTGCGCACAAGGCGCAGGCATTGCCGCAGCAGGGCATCGGCCTGCAGGGCATGACGGCCGTGCAGCCCCAGGCCCTGGAAGGTCTCAAGGATTTGCTGCGTGCGGCCCGCTCGTCCCAGCAGGATGACGCTGCGCCACAGGGCAAGACGGCGGCAGTGCAGGGCGGGGCCGACCTGCAGGCCGCAGCGGCAGCCGTAGGGGCAGCCGTAGGGGCAGCCATGGGAGCGTCGAGCGCGGGCATGCAGGGCGGTGGCCAGAACAGTTCAGACTTCGGCCAGAACCTGGCGGGGCAGGATGCCGCACCTGCAGAGCGCGAGCAGGAGGTTTCCGAGCAGGTGGCGTTCTGGGTGCATCAGAAAACGCAGAATGCCGCGCTGTCGATCCAGCATGAAGGCAAGGCTATCCAGGTCCAGGTGCAGTTGAACGGCCAGGAGGCTCATGTGCGCTTTGCCGCAGGCGATGAGCAGGCTCGCCAGTTGCTGGCCGACGGTCAGGCTCAGCTGCGCGAGCTTTTGCAGGCCCAGGGGCTGAATCTGAGCGGCGTCAGCGTGGATGCGGGCGGTGCCGATGCCCGGTCCGGGGGCGACAGCCAGGGCGAGGGCGTCCAGCACGGCCAGGCCAGGGTGGCCCGGGTCTCGGTCAATGCTGCCGAGCTGCCCATGGGCGCAGCCGGTGCGCGCAATGGCGCGCTGCCGGTGCAGTCTGGCGTGGACCTTTTTGTGTAAATGATCAGAGCCGGCTCACGGAAACGGTGAACCGGACATGGCGCGAAACCCGGAATGAAGCCGGGTTTCGCGCTTTTATTCGGGCAATGGTCAGCAGGGCGGGCGGCGAATAATTCAGGCGTGGATCTTCCGTGTCGCGGCAATGGCTGCGAGGTGGATGCAGTCCC
Protein-coding sequences here:
- the fliJ gene encoding flagellar export protein FliJ codes for the protein MSSLNALNVAIEAAERKRDEARTAMQERQRAQQAAQAQMDQLQGYVLEMQARWGAQEGMAVQPEVMHHQYQFMERLQHAIGLQTRVVADQNIRLETARQALLAAELRVTSLQKVVQARRRDVALAQMRREQKDTDERATMAFFRRSFGLQLQEA
- a CDS encoding flagellar hook-length control protein FliK encodes the protein MAETRIDGPRSGESRTGKAMAQSMSSAKSATAEAGEPGQGFSSLLASLDGFVAAGLPQAALQPAEVQDVKQAPGEQDALLIAQGHAPWMSLVGQTAQLDGQGDADLRQGVATDFLSGRGHAAQLAHRQALQLGSGQAHAAFMGKDLQSNQAQLYTVQAQAAINSDEAALQPQRDAVAQGQDSVHSALASATEEVPAARLEPAAHKAQALPQQGIGLQGMTAVQPQALEGLKDLLRAARSSQQDDAAPQGKTAAVQGGADLQAAAAAVGAAVGAAMGASSAGMQGGGQNSSDFGQNLAGQDAAPAEREQEVSEQVAFWVHQKTQNAALSIQHEGKAIQVQVQLNGQEAHVRFAAGDEQARQLLADGQAQLRELLQAQGLNLSGVSVDAGGADARSGGDSQGEGVQHGQARVARVSVNAAELPMGAAGARNGALPVQSGVDLFV